GAGGATATTGTGCGGATGGCTGTGGGGGATACGGAAATTGTATCGGCCGAGTTGGTCACCAATCGCGAACTGCTTCTGCTCGGAGCGGAAGCAGGCCGCACGACGTTGTTGGTCTGGCTGAAATCCGGCCAATTAAAACACTATCTCGTGATCGTTGAGCGAGATCTCTCGGTGCTCCATGCCGCCTTGCATCACATTCATCCGTCGATCGGTGCCCGCATGGCTCCGGACCGCGATGCGGTCCTGCTCACCGGTCTGGTCCCTGACGCGAGCTATTCTGTCGCCGCCGAGGCGGTGGCGAGGGACTATCTCAAGGCCGGCCAGGCCGGCGGTGGCAAAAAGGGCAAGGCGCGCGCCTTTGTGAAGGGAATCGGGAAAGCTGGCACGGCGGGCAGTGGCGCGAGCTCGTCGTCTGATACCGAGATGGAGGGTGAGGCTTCTGCAACCAATGAGACCGCCAGAATCGATGCAGAGGTAGAGCCCACAGCGGCGGTGATCAATCTCATTCGCGTCGAACAGTTGCCGCTCACGCCGGAGGAAAAAATCAAAGAAGCGATTCAGTCAATCGGCGGAAAATCAGTTACCGTCCGGAGAATTCTCCACGGCAATACGCGGGATGATCAACGGGATGTTTTCGTGCTGGAGGGGACAGCGCCCAATCAGGTGGCCGTGGCCCGTATTCTTCATGTCGCGGCCCATGTGATTACTGGCGAGGCGACGGGGGAGGACGATCTCAAGGTGTTGGCCGATGAATCGGGCGGATTGACGAGCCGGCGCGCGGCCCAGGCAGGAATGGGCACGGTCCAGCAAGGTATGGGCGGCGGAGGTGGCGCCATGGTGGGTGTGGGACAGTTGGGGCAGGTGCTGCAGGGGGGAGGAGGAGCGCTCAGGCAAATCCGGCAACTGCAAAATCTCATCGGCAAGAACTTGGGCCGTGCAAAAATCGTCTCCGCCGCCAAAGGACGGCTGCTCTCGTTCATCACGGTCAAGGATTTGCCACAGGTCCGCTTGAACGTGCGTCTCTATGAGCTCAATCGGAACAAACTGCTGACCTACAACTCGGACCTGATGGCGATTGCGGGAACCTTCTCTCAAGGCCGGTTGAATCCCGCGCCGAACGCCATTCCCTTTCAAGGCCCGGAAGCAGCGCGGGTTGGGCCTGATCGGATCTCCTTTCAAAACGTGCTCTCGTTTCTCAATGGCACGTTGGGCAACACGGCTCAGCTCAAGGCAGGTCAATTCGCCCTGCAAGCGGTCTTCTCGTTGCTCAACCGTCTGAACATCACGAGAACCCTCTCGTCTCCCTCTATGACGGTGCTCTCCGGCGAACTGGCCACGTTCACGGTTGGAGGGGAGGTGCCGGTGCCGCAATTGTTTTCTCCGATCATCGGCGGGGGGAACGTCCAGCTGCCGCCGGGCGTCTTCAGTACCGTTGAGCTGGTGCCGTTCGGCATCACGCTGGGGATCAGGCCGTTGGTGGGAGACGATGATTCCATCACGCTCGACATTGTGCCGTCGGTCACGTCGCCGGATCCGTCCCTGACGTTGTCGCTCAAAGAGACGACCGGGGCCAATCAACTCACGACCGCATTCCGTGTGCGATCGTTCATGACCCATGCCAAGGTAAACGATGGGGAGGGACTGCTGATGGCAGGTCTGTTGGCCCGTGACCGAACGGATGACCAACTGTACCCGCCGGGGTTGGGTGACCTTCCGGGAGTGGAATGGCTGGTCAGAAATTTTGCTCGCCGCGACGATCAACAGGAACTGGTGGTGGTTATTAATCCCGTGATCATTCGTGAACCTAATCCCACCGTCAATCTCTGGGAGTTTCCACAGCCTCACGAGTTGCCGCTGATGCGACGTGTGGGGTCTGCTGATCGTCCGGTTGCTCTTTCCTCGAAAGAGGGATCCATACCATGACAGGCGGTGAGGGTCCATCCGGTCTGTGGCATTTCGTGGTCCCGGCGTTCGGGACCCTCTGGGCCGTGGTGGTTGATGTGATGGATCATGAAATTCCTGATCGAATTCCCATCGGTGTGACGCTCTGGGCAATCGGGGCTGAGTGGCTGGGATGGTTACCCTTTTCGTGGAGTTCGCTAGTGCTGGGCTTTGCCACGGCGTTGATAGCCGGCGCCATTGGGTTTGGATTCCACTGTCTTGGCGGCGGAGACGTGAAATTACTGGCGGCTCTCGGGGCATCCGTCGGCTGGTCGGCCGTCTGGTCTCTGTTGTTCTGGACGGCCCTGGCCGGTGGATTGTTCGGTCTAATTGCCGCCTGGCGACGAGAACGGGATCTGGCGTTTGCTCCGGCCATCGCCGTGGGATTGGCGGCCGTCTTGCTGATGGAGGTACTGGGATGAGGCGAACAATCAACGGCCGACGGCATCAGAGGAGGTGGGCGTCGATATCGAGCAATGACCATGGTGGCGTCCTGATCGAGTTCGCGCTGATCGCATTGGCTCTGTATTTTCTCTTGGCGCTGCTGTTGGATGTTGGACGGCTAATCTTTACGGCGCAGGCCGTTCAGGAGGCGGCCCGCGTGGCGGCGAGGGAACTTGCGCTGGCTCCCTTGCCGGGCGCCATGACCTTCGAGGCCGCCATGGAAGACCCGATGGTTCGGGCCAACTTGTACGATCCGAGTCGGCTGGTGATTCCCGTGACCGACGATGCCTCGTTTCAAGCGGCGCTGGCTTCGCTGCCTGTCATCAACAAGGCCCTGCTGCCATTGATGATCCACGAAACCATCGATGGGGTGGAGTATCTCCGCTATCCCGGCGCGGTGTTGACCGATGGGTCGGGAGGACTGACGGTCGGTATCCCTCGCGTCGTCTCGCGCGATGACGAAGGGAGAGAAACGATCGAATGGGTTGCGCCGATCGAGGAGATCAGGCCCGATCCGGCTGATCCGGCGAGCGGCCCGTTCAGTGTCGCTTCGAGCGGCCCGGAGCGAGGCTTGGTGGCGATCCGCATTAACTATCCGTTCCAGGCAGCCATGTTGGTGGGGTTTCAAGGAGGGACCTCGCCGATTGTTGCCGATGACGACGGGGTTGTCGAACTCAACGGGCTTCCGCCTGGTCAAGCGCCTGTGGCGCTACCCGGGGCGGTGGGGGTGTATGGGGGGCCGTTTGGCCTGGGTGCCCACTACAACTGGGGTGTGGTGCGGAGGCCGTTTCGAAAATTGCTGGTAGCTCAAGCCGTCTTCCGTCGGGAGGTGTTGTTATGACCACGATGCGTGCTGCCCGTCGCCGGAGAAATCTAGTTGGAAGTCCGGCCTGGCTGGTGGCCTTCTTGCTTGTGGTGGTGGGGATCACGGTCGCCAGCCTGTGGGCGGGGGGAGTGATCACACTTGATCACTGGTTCGGTCCCTCCCGCGAGGGACTGGTGGCAGTTCCAGCTCCCTCCCGCCCGATTCCAGCCTACACAAAGGTCACCAGGGATTTTCTCTTGGACCAGAATGGGAACCTTTCTTTTATTTATCTGCCACCCGATGCGGTGACGCCAGAAATGTATGTCCAACTGAGTGACATTCTCGGACGGGTGACCAAGAAACCCAAACCACCTGGGTATGTCTTTACGGAAGCTGATTTTTTTCCGAAGGGTAGTCGCGCCGGTCTTGTTGCTGGCGTGCCACCGGGCAAACGGGCCATGCGGATCGAGGCTGACCAGGTTCGGGGACTCTATGGTCTGAACATTGGGGATCGATTTGATCTGGTGGCGACCATCCCTATCGAGGCCAAGAACGCCGCCAAGGGGCTCAAGATCGGGGGAGCTTATCAAGAGGTGCTCACCTTGCAGGCCGAACTAACTAATTGGATGAAACAGGCGACGGTGCGGGTGCTGGTGCAAAACGGCGTTCTGGTTGAACCCCTCACCACCAGACAGGTTCCGATCACAACCACGACATTGACCAAAGGGCCGGTGACCAGGACCAAGCCAGTGCAAGAGTATGTGATCGCAGTGGATCCAGAGGAGGTTGCCCTGTTGACCCAGGCGATTGCCGTGAAAGCCCAGATCAATGCTGTGCCTCGCTCTGGTCAACCTGGGGACCCAGAAGACAGCCGCACGCCGGATCTGCAGCCGTGGCATCCCTATACAGGCTTCGTGAACGATCGCGATCCCATGAGCCATTCTTTCGGCGCCATCCCAAAACTGACGATGGTGGAAACGATCACCGGCCGGAGGAAACAGGGGTTCGATCGAGGGGTGTTGGGTGTGCCGATCAGTGAAGCGGCGGAATATGAGTCAAGAGAGCGCCACCATGAGATCCCCACAACGACTCGGCCGCCGGTGCCTCGATGAATAGCTGGCTGGGAGGTTCTCTGGACGAAAGGCGGTAAAGGGAGACCGATGCTTCCGTTTCTGATCATGGTGGTGATTGGAGGGTTGGCGTTGGGTGGTCTGGTGATCGACCTGGGGATGGCGATCTTGACACAGGCGCAGATGCAGGCGGCGGCCGATCCGGCGGCGCTGGAGGGGCTCCGGTTCCGGGACGCGCTGGATGGCAACGGCCAACCGATCGGTGACGAAGGACGGAGGATGGTGGCCGCTCGTATGGCCTCCCTGGTCTTTGATGATGACCTTGAGCCGGCTGCTCCATCGGTCTTGCCCCTTCAATTAGGTGCCGGTCCAGAACTTGAGCTGATGGACCATGATGACCCTGCCATTGCGGCTCTCTATGCCTCTCGGACGATTGTGGTGTCGGACCAACGGACATATCTGCCACGGTTGCAACTGAATCTCACCAAT
This sequence is a window from Candidatus Nitrospira inopinata. Protein-coding genes within it:
- a CDS encoding pilus assembly protein N-terminal domain-containing protein, which gives rise to MTVETDKPESTTLTIVKSHHRRLVMKEDIVRMAVGDTEIVSAELVTNRELLLLGAEAGRTTLLVWLKSGQLKHYLVIVERDLSVLHAALHHIHPSIGARMAPDRDAVLLTGLVPDASYSVAAEAVARDYLKAGQAGGGKKGKARAFVKGIGKAGTAGSGASSSSDTEMEGEASATNETARIDAEVEPTAAVINLIRVEQLPLTPEEKIKEAIQSIGGKSVTVRRILHGNTRDDQRDVFVLEGTAPNQVAVARILHVAAHVITGEATGEDDLKVLADESGGLTSRRAAQAGMGTVQQGMGGGGGAMVGVGQLGQVLQGGGGALRQIRQLQNLIGKNLGRAKIVSAAKGRLLSFITVKDLPQVRLNVRLYELNRNKLLTYNSDLMAIAGTFSQGRLNPAPNAIPFQGPEAARVGPDRISFQNVLSFLNGTLGNTAQLKAGQFALQAVFSLLNRLNITRTLSSPSMTVLSGELATFTVGGEVPVPQLFSPIIGGGNVQLPPGVFSTVELVPFGITLGIRPLVGDDDSITLDIVPSVTSPDPSLTLSLKETTGANQLTTAFRVRSFMTHAKVNDGEGLLMAGLLARDRTDDQLYPPGLGDLPGVEWLVRNFARRDDQQELVVVINPVIIREPNPTVNLWEFPQPHELPLMRRVGSADRPVALSSKEGSIP
- a CDS encoding prepilin peptidase; its protein translation is MTGGEGPSGLWHFVVPAFGTLWAVVVDVMDHEIPDRIPIGVTLWAIGAEWLGWLPFSWSSLVLGFATALIAGAIGFGFHCLGGGDVKLLAALGASVGWSAVWSLLFWTALAGGLFGLIAAWRRERDLAFAPAIAVGLAAVLLMEVLG
- a CDS encoding TadE/TadG family type IV pilus assembly protein, which codes for MRRTINGRRHQRRWASISSNDHGGVLIEFALIALALYFLLALLLDVGRLIFTAQAVQEAARVAARELALAPLPGAMTFEAAMEDPMVRANLYDPSRLVIPVTDDASFQAALASLPVINKALLPLMIHETIDGVEYLRYPGAVLTDGSGGLTVGIPRVVSRDDEGRETIEWVAPIEEIRPDPADPASGPFSVASSGPERGLVAIRINYPFQAAMLVGFQGGTSPIVADDDGVVELNGLPPGQAPVALPGAVGVYGGPFGLGAHYNWGVVRRPFRKLLVAQAVFRREVLL
- the cpaB gene encoding Flp pilus assembly protein CpaB — protein: MTTMRAARRRRNLVGSPAWLVAFLLVVVGITVASLWAGGVITLDHWFGPSREGLVAVPAPSRPIPAYTKVTRDFLLDQNGNLSFIYLPPDAVTPEMYVQLSDILGRVTKKPKPPGYVFTEADFFPKGSRAGLVAGVPPGKRAMRIEADQVRGLYGLNIGDRFDLVATIPIEAKNAAKGLKIGGAYQEVLTLQAELTNWMKQATVRVLVQNGVLVEPLTTRQVPITTTTLTKGPVTRTKPVQEYVIAVDPEEVALLTQAIAVKAQINAVPRSGQPGDPEDSRTPDLQPWHPYTGFVNDRDPMSHSFGAIPKLTMVETITGRRKQGFDRGVLGVPISEAAEYESRERHHEIPTTTRPPVPR